The Fusarium fujikuroi IMI 58289 draft genome, chromosome FFUJ_chr05 DNA segment TGGCCTTCAGCATAGGAAGATAGAGTCATATCTGGCACACTCAATGATGCGTCAGTGCCAAAGATACGGTAAAAGTCTTTGCCAGTTTTGGGGATCAAAGGGTTCTCTCCAGTACCGGACTCAAAGTTATGCGGTGACGGGACATTGTCGGAGAACAGGAAGCTTCCCACAGCACCAGACTTGAAGCGAAGTGTCAAAACTGCAccctcttcagcctcaaacCCACGCTGTGATATGGTCTTTTCTGCATGAACCCGCGTAATGGGGCCAAAGAGATAGTGCAACAGATCGATCTCATGgacaagattgatgagaacaaCACCACCCGTATTCTCTCTTCGCCATTCCCGTGGAGGGTCAAAGTATTCCATTGGTTTATAAGTCGCCCAAATTCCATTCACTGCAATGATTTTCCCAAGagaaccagaaccaacaGTTTCTTTTGCAGTCATCATATAGGGATTGAATCGTCGATGATGTGCGACCAAAGCCTTGACGTCTAATTTATCAAGATGATCGACCAAATCCTTTCCACTCTGAATATCTGTACAGAAAGGCTTTTCAATAAGAATATGAGTACCCGCCGAAGATAGCTCGCGAGCCAAAGGGACGTGCGTGTGATTGGGCGTGCAGATAATGGCTGCTTGAGGTTTATTCGACGAGTGCAGCATATCGGCCACGGACTTGAAGTAGGCAGCTCCAAGCTCTTGAGCCAGTTGTTCACCATTTGGCATTAGGTCGACGACAGCTACCAGCTTTGCCtggctgttcttgatcaCAGTCTGGGCGTGACGAGGCCCAATTAGGCCGACGCCAATGATGGCAAATGTGATGGGCTCAGAAGACATATTGAATTGGAGTAATCGGTGCTCTCTGATAATCGCAAATGATATGGTCTTCTACGCAATTTATACCTCTATATCGGCTTCTTGTGACTCATTATTATCGCCAAAATGTTTACCCCAGGCCCTTTGATGTGTCAAAGGCGGGGTATGGGGAATGTTAATTGAGGCCATCGGAGCGATGGATTTTAGTATCGCGTTAAACATTTTACCGTCCCAAAAATGATCTGACAAACTATAGCTTATGCAGCAAGGCTAAGCCACTACAGGAAAACCCAGCTTCCATGTGCTGAAGACTGACAGTTTTAAACAGGATGGTGGATTCGAGTGGGCGTCCAACACAATAGATAGTTCGAATTGGATGTGTACTATAGATacttaggtaaggtagggaCTGAAAGCCCAACGAATAAGCTTGCGGCAGCTAGAAGAAGCAAGGACGCCAACAGCTAGATAATCATTGGACGGAATATTGTTCGACCATTGAGTCCTGGGTAACTGCGACGCGTGATTTGAGGAAGGCCCTGTTtcaaaacatcaacatcacatTGAGTAAACGACAATACAACCAAATTGAAGAATCCCATACAAGGATCACGCTTCGAAAGAAAATGTCTCGTGATGACGCCTCTTCCCCTGATGTCTCCGGAAGTGACAGTGGACAGGAAGGGCCGGATTCATACCCTTTCCTATTGAAGAACACACCAGCAGACGAGGTTGAGATCGAgtcaaagagaagaggaaaaatCATTTATCAGAATTATGGGATTCTTGGAAGAATTCTGGAGCGGCATGAAGAGACCATACAGAAGCGATGGCTCAAGAAAAACAGAAAGCAACGACTGGATGTCCTTCTCACTGCATGGCCAGACATGCCACCGACCCATCGGCCTTTTTATGACATTTGGCGACAAGTAGACACGGATCCCGAACTCAAGGTCAAACAACATAGTTCCATATTGTGGCCTTATATCAATAAGGAGTCCCTTGGCAAGCCCACGCCGTTCCTATTACTTCTCAATTCTAGAGGCCGTCACCCGCCTCCCTTGTTCCTCAATAAGGATAACCAGTACATAAACAGAGCAATATTGACCTACATGGTAGTGAGCAAGCCGTTCCTTACAGACGGCATGAATATGCTCCTCCGAGGCGTTCCCGAAGACGATTATGGGATGGTGAAGAAATTCCCAGAAGCTACCCCAGGAGTTTGGCTTCATTTGTCAAATAAAGACTATGCCTGGTCTACAACTACCCTCTATGGTAAGGAGTGGCCGGTGAGTCAATTCCCTACCTCATCGGGTATAGTGATTTTAGAGATACAAGAGCGTTTGATGGACTTCCTTGTCAAGTGTTGTTATCGAACTCTGCACTAAATTGAGCCGCACAATTTATTCAGTGATGTGTATCCTGTTCAGCCCGAGCCCGAGCTTCCTTCGACTACGCAGACTGGAGGATTACATACCTCCCTTCTCGAGATTACATTTGAAGCACCTTACCGCGTGCCGACTCGGCTCAATTTTGCCAATCTCGAAAAGCTATTTGCGGCTAGGGCCACGGCTGCAGAGGATCACATATCGAGCTGCTATGAAACTTTGGCGCCTCCGCCCCGAGGATAGAGAGAACATATAACGAGCAATTTTGGCTCAAGTGGGTGTTCTGGCTTATATATCATTCGAAAAGGGTCATCCTTGATGACGCGAATGACGTAGCTcctaatatatttaaaatgAATATGGCCGTGGATGATCTGGAACTACAGACGGAGAGGGATAAGACAATTCGCGACTTGCTGTCACCAACTGCCCGTGCCGTGATGGGTGACTTTACTATAATCATTCAGACTTTGCATGCGCTCGAGCGTTTCGAGCCGTGGAATCGAGGTTTCGGTGGTGATCGTGGCGATAATGCTATGGATTGGTCGACAGACTCTATCACAGCCAGGCTTGTCATTTTGCGACAAATTAACGAAGCTTTCGAAAGCACACCCGCGCCCGCTCTTCTCCCGTTTGTCTAAAATATGCTGGGGAAGTTTACATATCCAGAACACCGACGCAGGAATAGGGAGAAAGTCGAGATGATGTGGCGAGCAGAGTCCAATCTACATACTTTCTAGGCCAGAGCAAACCGGTATCTCTACGATCGGACAAAGAACATGAATGACAGTATCCTGATGGGACTCCTAAAAAGTCCCCGTGTTTTGTAGAGGACACCTGAATGGGCTGAGCCCacgaaagagaagagaaaagtcCTTGACATTGAGCAACCCTTGTCGACTTTTTTCTTTGGGCTGTCCACTGACGACCGAGACACTAAGGCATCAGGTCGTCTTTCGGCGAAGCTAGCCGACGAAACCCAAGACAAGAGGAACTACGACTAAATCAATGGAGACCGATGAAGCTCCACCTGAAGCAATGACCGAAGTCGCACTCGAGGATCCAAAGCCGGTATTCAAGGTCGAACGACGAGCACTTAAGACATTCCGCATTCTCTTTTACGATCCAGATGTCACTTCTACCCCCGGTGAAGTTCCATGGAACAACTTTTTGCATGCGTTGACTTCAGTTGGGCTTGCTGCCGAGAAGCTATACGGGTCTGTTTGGCAATTCTCACCATATACTCTGGAAGCCAATGGGAGTATTCACTTTCACGAACCTCACCCACATAATAAAGTACCCTTTGTCATTGCTAGACGCCATGGGCGGAGACTTTACCGAACTTATGGGTGGACTGGGGAGCAATTTGTACTCGACAAGTAAGATTGTAATGTGTTGAGGTCGAACATAGGTTAGATGCGATGAGTGTCTACTGAAGGGATGCAGTGGCATAACGGACTAGTTTCGAAaacttttaataaataacagAGCTACTCAGTATTATATTTACGAGTGGCCCAAAAGCAAGGCTCGGGGCAAGAGGAGTGAAGAGTCAAGGTCTTGCATTTTTGCGCACCTTGGGAACCTGCGACAACCAATTGAGGCGATGATGGCCTACTGGAGTAAACCTTCCAACTTCGGATACTACTCCAAGTTCATTCCGCATATCGGAAGCGACGGTAATTAATTGCTTGGGAGGTGATTGGATCGAGATTTCAGGGTCTCATGCTGGAGTGGCAGGGCCTTGATGGTGTGAGAGCGTGGGGCACAAGCGTGATTGAGACTAACAAAGACGCAATATGGTGAAAGAGGAACGGGAGATACGACAGCGAATGGCCATGCAGAATGATTAGATTACGACATGATGTAACAGAAGAGCTAGCTAACGTGCTCATGGGAAAGATGCGATAAGGATAGAAGAATAGCTCAAGGCATTCAGTATCCCAGTCCTGTCGCTTGGAGAGCTTCATCGGCAATTGAACCTTCACCATCATTCCCGAGCACGATATTCCCGTCAATTAACGATGGCTACCGCAGCAGTAATTAACGGTGcaatcaatggcttcaataATAGAGAGTCAGACTTGTCGCACGTTGCTGTAGAGAGTGCGCCGGCTGAGAAGTCAACTCCAATTATCCAGACCAAGGACAGCGCATCAACAACCGTACGAGATGGACCAGACGTGGACGAGACATCGCCTTATTACAGCCCTCGCCTGAAACTGGTCTATAGATTTGTTGACGAGCCACGTCCGCTAAGAGTTGGTGTCATTGGCGCTGGCTTGGCCGGGATCACAGCAGGCATTCTTCTACCAGCCAAAGTCCCTGGAATCAAGCTTACCATTTACGAAAAGAATGCCGATGTAGTACGTCAAATCATCATATTGCTTGAAAACTGATATAACTGACAACTGTGTAGGCAGGAACATGGTTCGAGAACGTTTACCCCGGCGTAAGATGCGATATTGCATCGCACGTCTACCAAAGCACATTTGCGCCCAAGACAGACTGGTCGGACAAGTACGCACCTGGCCACGAGATCCGAGAATATTGGCAATCGGTCGCGCGGAAGTTTGACGTCTACAAATATGTCAAGCTCGATACTCGAGTCGAGGGCACAACCTgggacgatgaagagggcGTGTGGGTCACGAAGCTGCGGAACGTGAAGACGGGCGAAGAGACGGTCGAGAAGAACGAGTTCATCTTGACCAGTATCGGACGATTCAATGATTGGAAATTGCCCGATTATCCTGGAATATCCGAGTACAAAGGACACCTTCGCCATGCTTCAAATTGGAGCACGGATTTTGATCCTAAGGACAAGACGGTCGCAGTCATTGGCAATGGAGCGAGCGGTATCCAGGTCACAGCGAACCTCCAGCCAATTGTCAAGCGACTCGATCATTATGCCCGAAATAAAACTTGGATTGCAGCGTCTTGGGCTGGTGAAGAGCGAAAGATTGAAGCCCAGCCATATacagatgaagagaagaagaaatgggCAGAGGACCCCGACGCTTACTTGGCCTTCCGAAAGGACCTCGAGAGTTTATACTGGACCCGATTTGACTCGTTCTTCCGGAACAGCGAGTCTAATCAGAAGCTCCGCGAAGCATTCATCGACATCATGAAGAAGCGTCTAGTCAAGAAGCCAGAACTTCTTGAGCACATCGTACCAGACTTCTCACCAAATTGTCGACGTCTCACGCCTGGACCAGGGTATCTCGAGGCCATTACTGAAGACAACGTAGAGTACATTCGTACACGAATTAAGCGCTTCACAGAGACGGGCATTGAGACTGAGGATGGCAAGCAGAGAGATGTCGATGCTGTCATTTGCGCGACTGGCGCAAACGTTGATATGGTTCCAGCATTCCCAATCCGGGCTCATGGGCAGGAGCTCAGTAACCTGTGGAAGGCCGATGGAACATACGGATATCCTTACACATACTTTGGACTGGGAACGCCTGGCTTCCCCAACCTTCTCTTCGTCCATGGACCGCAAGCAACAGGGCCATCGGGAACAGTCCCTCACAGCGTCGAGACTCAATTGACATACTTCGCCAAGGTCCTCCGCAAGGTTTCGCGACAGGGCATCAAGTCTTTGAGCCCTTCTAAACAAGCAGCGGACGACTTTGTGGAGTACTCAGATGCCTTTTTCGCCAAGACAGTTCTTACAGATAAATGCAGTTCATGGTACAATGGCGGGAGACCTGGAGCTAGAATTCACGGGCTCTGGCCAGGCAGTGCAGGCCATATCACATTTGTGCGACAGGAGCCTAGATGGGAAGATTGGGAGTACAAGTATATCGGCGACTCCAGGAACCGTTTTGCGCATTACTTGGGCAATGGATGGACCAAGAGAGAGACGGACATAGAGGCTGACCAAACGCCGTATCTTCAGAGGCCAGATAAGATCGATTTGCGGGATATTCACGAGAAGTGGTGGAGCATTCCATAGATAGTTAGTCTAGTAGACTCGACAATAAAGTGAAGATGAGCTTTTGGGGCAAGATCTCGTCATGACATGGTCCCACGCACGTAATCGCGCGACTCGCCCGCACCTCCACGTGGAGAGCCCGTCTAATCTATCACGACTGCACTAAAGCATCGGAGCCGCTAAACATCCTTGCATTAGCTTCGTTAATAGGACCACCTTTCTCGGGGAGTTGATCTCAGATCCTCCCTCCACGTACGCAGACTGAAACTTGGAGCCGTAACCGAGGACAAGCCAAACGACGAGACTATGCTAGCGAGCAAAACATTTCGAGTCTCGAACCGGATACATACCGAGACTCTGGTAAACGCAATGCCGCCACAGATATACGTTTTGCGCTAGAAGAGTTAATGCCCAAAGGGCTGGGACTTCGGCAGTTGAGCTGTAGGTGCGGTCAAGGGTTGGATGGCGTGCTGGTACTATCGTGTTGGGCGGTGGTTTCATGATGGGAAGGGAAATATAaatgttgatcttgtgcCTACTTCTACAGAACATTTTACAGCCATGTCTCGCTAAAGATTCTGACAGCTATCAAGCTTTCCCTTCTGTCTCAACTTTCTTCAGTTCATACAGGATCATTCAGACAAGATGACGGTGGTGGAAAATCGACATGCGGACAGCGAGGTTGCTGCTCCTCCCAAggatcagcttcttcctggTAAGATTCACCCCCAATATGCACGTCGTCTACTAACACTGCCCAGTCAAGAGGTATCGCTCCacattcttcaacatcacagTGCTTGGCTTGTGTAACCTGTCTGCCCCGGGTATCTGGGTAGCCATGAACTCGCTTGGTGCCGGTGGTGCAGCCTCGCctaagctcatcaacgctgCCAATGCCTTGACGTTCTGTCTCATGGTGGTGTCTTGTTACTTCTCAAGTACTCTGGTTCGATATATCGGCATCAAAGGTGCCCTGATCTTTGGAACGTAAGTCTACTCACACGATCGTACTTGTGAACACTGCTGATGGGAGGTAGTCTTGGTTATGCACCTTATGCAGCTGGTCTGTACACCAACAACCGCTTCGGAACAGAATGGCTCGTCCTCGTCGGTGCTGCTCTCTGTGGTATCTCAGCTGGTGTCTTCTGGATGGCCGAAGCTGCTATCGCCATCGCATATCCTGAGCCCTGGAACCGTGGTAAAGCTCTGGGTTACTGGCTCACATACCGTCTATCGGGTCAGATCCTCGGTGGTGCCATCAACCTTGGCCTCAATGCCGACCGTAACGAGGCTGGAAAGGTCTCTTACACTGTCTACCTCATCTTTATTGCTCTCCAAGCTGTTGGTCCGTTCGTTGCTCTGTTGCTCAGCAAGCCGCATCAGGTTCAGAGGAAAGATGGTGTCACGGTCAAGTTGGAGATTGATAAGCTTCCTAGCTTCGAGCTGAAGGAGACCGCCAGACTTTTCTTTACGAAGAAGTTCCTTCTGGTCGTTCTATTCATTGGACAGGCTGTCTTTGCGGAATCCGTATTCTTCACTTATCTTGCCTGTAAGGCTCCCCGGTCTCGCTTCAGGTATGATACTAACTGATGTAGTGTGGTTTTCTGTCCGATCCCGTGCTCTTGGATCTTTCTTGGGCGGTATTGTCGCCGTCACCGCTGGTAATATTCTGGGTGTAAGTCATTCAACCGCCCATCATGCCTCTGTTGCTGACAACATTTTGATAGGCTTGGCTCGACCGTACCAAGGTTTCTCTCCGATTCCGCACCCGATCTTCTTTCGCCTTCCTTGCTACTCTTCAAGGTGCCTGCTGGATCTGGGCCACAGTCTTGGTTACCCGATTCCGCGAGACAAGACCAACCTACGATTGGGTCGATTCAGGATT contains these protein-coding regions:
- a CDS encoding monooxygenase-like protein, yielding MATAAVINGAINGFNNRESDLSHVAVESAPAEKSTPIIQTKDSASTTVRDGPDVDETSPYYSPRLKLVYRFVDEPRPLRVGVIGAGLAGITAGILLPAKVPGIKLTIYEKNADVAGTWFENVYPGVRCDIASHVYQSTFAPKTDWSDKYAPGHEIREYWQSVARKFDVYKYVKLDTRVEGTTWDDEEGVWVTKLRNVKTGEETVEKNEFILTSIGRFNDWKLPDYPGISEYKGHLRHASNWSTDFDPKDKTVAVIGNGASGIQVTANLQPIVKRLDHYARNKTWIAASWAGEERKIEAQPYTDEEKKKWAEDPDAYLAFRKDLESLYWTRFDSFFRNSESNQKLREAFIDIMKKRLVKKPELLEHIVPDFSPNCRRLTPGPGYLEAITEDNVEYIRTRIKRFTETGIETEDGKQRDVDAVICATGANVDMVPAFPIRAHGQELSNLWKADGTYGYPYTYFGLGTPGFPNLLFVHGPQATGPSGTVPHSVETQLTYFAKVLRKVSRQGIKSLSPSKQAADDFVEYSDAFFAKTVLTDKCSSWYNGGRPGARIHGLWPGSAGHITFVRQEPRWEDWEYKYIGDSRNRFAHYLGNGWTKRETDIEADQTPYLQRPDKIDLRDIHEKWWSIP
- a CDS encoding quinate utilization oxidoreductase QutH-like protein, which encodes MSSEPITFAIIGVGLIGPRHAQTVIKNSQAKLVAVVDLMPNGEQLAQELGAAYFKSVADMLHSSNKPQAAIICTPNHTHVPLARELSSAGTHILIEKPFCTDIQSGKDLVDHLDKLDVKALVAHHRRFNPYMMTAKETVGSGSLGKIIAVNGIWATYKPMEYFDPPREWRRENTGGVVLINLVHEIDLLHYLFGPITRVHAEKTISQRGFEAEEGAVLTLRFKSGAVGSFLFSDNVPSPHNFESGTGENPLIPKTGKDFYRIFGTDASLSVPDMTLSSYAEGQKSWHQELVQKNVPVPDGVPFELQLDHFIKVIRGEATPSCTPRDGLAALVVCQAVKEALKENKTVDIRASDIGL